One window from the genome of Hoplias malabaricus isolate fHopMal1 chromosome X2, fHopMal1.hap1, whole genome shotgun sequence encodes:
- the LOC136676665 gene encoding sodium-dependent serotonin transporter-like produces the protein MPHEEAAAVSRGPVPVPVPVPLIVQTESRDKWSKKMDFLLSVIGFAVDLGNVWRFPYICYQNGGGAFLIPYVLMAVFGGVPLFYMELALGQFHRTGAISIWKHICPIFKGIGFAICIIALYVSFYYNTIIAWALFYFYSSFSSTLPWTSCDNTWNTENCTNYFGKDNVTWTNYSRSPAEEFYTRNVLELHESSGLENVGVIRWQLMLCLFLIFTIVYFSLWKGVKTSGKVVWVTATLPYVVLFILLIRGATLPGAWRGVVFYLQPKWEKLQETSVWVDAAAQIFFSLGPGFGVLLALSSYNPFTNNCYRDAIVTSLVNCLTSFVSGFVIFTVLGYMAEQRHVNVEDVAKNKGPSLLFITYPEAIANMMGSTFFAIIFFVMMITLGLDSTFGGLEAVITAVMDEYPDFLSHRRELFVLGLVVVCFLGSLSTLTKGGAYVVKLLEEFGVGSSIIAVVFLEATAVSWFYGINRFSNDIKAMLGYTPGLFWKVCWVAISPAFLAYIIISSLLNPAPLTLFDYEFPDWSITVGYIIGISSFMWIPIYMVYKLVWTPGSLKQRLAVCLRPERTLPDIHTDTLGLTPVP, from the exons ATGCCTCATGAGGAGGCGGCGGCTGTGTCGCGCGGGCCGGTTCCTGTCCCAGTCCCGGTGCCGCTTATCGTCCAAACCGAGTCTCGAGACAAATGGAGCAAGAAGATGGACTTTCTGCTCTCAGTGATCGGCTTCGCCGTGGATCTGGGAAACGTCTGGAGATTCCCGTACATCTGCTACCAGAACGGAGGAG GTGCATTTCTTATCCCCTATGTCCTAATGGCTGTATTTGGGGGTGTCCCACTCTTCTACATGGAACTTGCTCTTGGTCAGTTCCACAGAACTGGTGCCATCTCCATTTGGAAACACATTTGCCCCATATTCAAAG GAATAGGTTTTGCCATTTGCATCATCGCACTGTACGTGTCATTTTACTACAACACCATCATTGCCTGGGCACTCTTCTATTTCTACTCATCCTTCAGCAGCACCCTGCCCTGGACCAGCTGTGACAACACCTGGAACACAGAGAACTGCACTAACTACTTTGGCAAAGACAATGTCACCTGGACTAACTACTCCCGCTCACCTGCCGAGGAGTTTTACAC GAGGAACGTTCTGGAGCTGCATGAATCATCTGGTTTGGAAAACGTTGGCGTCATTCGCTGGCAGCTGATGCTTTGCCTGTTCCTCATCTTCACCATAGTCTACTTCAGCCTCTGGAAAGGGGTCAAAACGTCAGGGAAG GTGGTCTGGGTGACTGCCACCCTTCCATACGTGGTGTTGTTCATCTTGCTGATCCGAGGGGCCACTCTCCCTGGGGCCTGGAGGGGAGTGGTCTTCTATCTTCAGCCCAAATGGGAGAAGCTTCAGGAAACAAGT GTGTGGGTGGATGCTGCTGCTCAGATATTCTTCTCCCTGGGTCCTGGGTTTGGGGTCCTTCTCGCTCTGTCTAGTTACAACCCATTCACTAACAACTGCTACAG AGATGCCATTGTGACCAGTCTGGTTAACTGTCTGACCAGCTTTGTGTCAGGTTTCGTAATTTTCACTGTGCTGGGATACATGGCTGAACAGAGACATGTGAATGTAGAAGATGTAGCCAAGAACAAAG GGCCAAGTCTCTTGTTCATCACTTACCCAGAAGCCATTGCTAACATGATGGGCTCAACATTTTTTGCCATAATCTTCTTTGTGATGATGATAACCCTAGGACTGGACAGCACG TTTGGTGGCCTTGAAGCGGTAATCACAGCTGTGATGGACGAGTACCCAGACTTCCTGTCCCACAGAAGGGAGTTGTTTGTGCTGGGATTGGTGGTGGTCTGCTTTTTGGGCTCCCTCAGCACCCTTACTAAG GGAGGTGCGTATGTGGTAAAACTCCTGGAGGAATTTGGAGTTGGTTCCTCTATAATTGCTGTGGTCTTCCTTGAGGCCACTGCTGTCTCTTGGTTCTATG GTATCAACAGATTCAGCAACGACATTAAGGCTATGCTAGGTTACACTCCTGGGCTATTCTGGAAGGTGTGCTGGGTGGCCATCAGCCCAGCATTTTTAGCT TACATCATCATCAGCTCCCTGCTGAACCCTGCTCCTCTCACACTGTTCGATTATGAGTTTCCTGACTGGAGCATCACAGTGGGCTACATCATCGGCATCTCCTCCTTCATGTGGATCCCTATATATATGGTTTATAAACTGGTGTGGACCCCCGGCTCTCTCAAGCAG cGCCTGGCTGTTTGTCTCCGGCCTGAGAGGACCCTCCCGgacattcacacagacacactgggTTTAACTCCTGTACCTTAA